A region of the Chloracidobacterium sp. genome:
GGTTGTCGGTGTAACGCCGTTGGTGGTGGGCGCTGCGGGCGGCGCGTATACGCAGGTGGCCTTTCTCTTTCGGATCAACAGCCCGGAGGATGCCATTGATCGCGTGTTTATCCCGATTTACGGGGGCACCGGGATCAGCGTTACGGCCTTGATTTATTCCGACATTTCGGCAAGTCCATCGCTGACCACTAACCCCGCGGCGGGGTCCAATTGGGGCACGGCTGCCGTGGTCCTGGATGGGGAGTTGGGCCTAAATTATTATTCGTTCAACATCCAAGAACAGACGATCACGACCGGACAATACGCTTGGGTCATCCTCAAGCCGACCACGCCCGGCCAAACGTTCACGCTGCCTGTTTGGGATCGTGGGGCGTCGGCCTACACCCAAAAGAAGTACAACGGGTCGGTCTGGTCTGACAGTCAATATTTCCCGTTCTATTACATGGTCACGTACACGGGCGGCGATCCGTTGGAGAATATCGCCAAGATCGAGATTTACGAAAATAAGGCCGATTCGGGCGCGACGCAAACGGCCTGGTTCATCGGCACCGATTACTTGTCTTATTACAGTGGGAGTGAGGGCGTCAACTCTGGCAAGACGGTCGCCAATGCTGTCGATATGTGCGCCTTTGGCGACGTGCTTTGGATTGCCAAAAGTAGCGGCGCTGACGCCCTGACCTACACGCAAAGCACAGACGCGCTGGCCACCAAAACGGGGATCGATGCCCATATGTTCGCCCGGTGGGGCGGCCTACTCTGGCGGGCCTATCAAAACGACGTTTGGTACACGGGCGACGGGTCAACCTGGTCGGGGCCTTTCCAGATTGGCCCGGACGGCTACGAAGTGACCGGCATGGCGGGCCTGGGCGACGATATGTACGTATCGACCGACGAGGGCCTTTACCGGGTCGGGGCGGGCAATAAAGTCTATGGTGTGACCCGGTGGAATCAAATCGATCCGAATAATGGCAAGGGCATGATCCACCATCAAGGGGCGATCTTTATCCCGGTTGGCCTGGACTTGTTGCAATTTAACGGATCGCAAGTCTTGCCCGTGGGCCTCAACAAAGAGGAGGGCTTGCCGCCCTACAAACAGGGCCGGGTGGTTTCGCTGTGTTCCCATAACTATTGGTTGATCGCCCTGGTGCGCGCCGAAGATACCACGCTGGGCTGGTCGACCGTGTGGGCCTGGAATAGCCAAGGGTGGCATTATGTCGCCTCGCTGCCCCGCCGCGTCACGGGCAACGGCCTCGCCTGGGACGTAACGCACAATTGTTTGTGGGTTGGCGCCGGGGCCACGCCAATGAAGATTTACTTGCCCAAGAACGCCGAAAACCCATACCGCGACGCCAGCGGCACGGCCAAATTTAACCAGTTGGGCTACATGGAAACGGGGTGGTTTTACGGCCAATTGAAAGAAATTCAAAAAGATTGGGAGTCCGTTTACATCGCAGGCGAAAATATCACGTCGGCCCGTTATGTCGACGTGTACTACCAAGACGACGCGTCGACCGATTGGGAATACCTGGGCCGGGTGACAAGCAACCGCCAAGAATTGCGTTGGTCGGACTATTCCACGCGCCCGGCAAGTCGCCAACTCAAGATCGCCGTGGCACTGGCCACTGATGATTACGCCGAAACGCCCGTCGTTAACGCGATCCGGGTCAAGTACATGCCGATGGTGATGGATCGCTGGCGCTGGTCGCTGCCGATCACGGTGGCGGATGCCCTGCAAATGTTGGATGGCACGATCTCATCCTACACCGCGGCCCAAATGGTTACGCATCTGGACGCCTTGATCAAACAAGTGCCGCCCTTTATCTATGAAGATGTGGACGGCCTGCAATATGAGGTCAAGGTCTTGAACGCGTCGGAAGCCTTGCAACAGTACGAACGGCCCTCGTCGGGCGTCAACCGGCTAAAAAGTGTTTACAATATTACGATTGAACAGACGCAAACCGGGACTTATTCGGCGTAATGAAAAAACTGTCACGGGTGGGCGTCAAACCGCTGCCCAAACTGCACGATCTCAAACAGAAATTTGATGATCTGCCGTCCGTTAAATTTAGTATGTCCCTGCCGCAAACGGTGGCCGGGGCGCTAGATGGGGCGGAAGATATAGAAACGCGCCTGATCGGGGAAATTGCCGACGAATTGGGCGGCGACAGTGAATCGTATCGCGTGGCCCGGCGCATCCGCAAGCTACAAAAGGCCGGGGTAGGCAACGGCGTCACGTCGGGCACGATCCCGGAGTTGCTGGTCTACGACTTTTTGCAACAGGAGGGCCACCAATTTCTATTTCAACCGGAGATCGACGGCGGGCGCACGCGGGCGGGCGGCGTGGTGCCCGACTTCGCGGTGATGGACGGTGGGCGCTGGACCGTGTTTTTGGTCAACGGCGTTTACTGGCACAATCGGGCCGCCGTCTCTAACTCCGATGTAACCGACAAGGTCACGATCTTGGCGGCCACGATCCAAGGGCTGCCCGTGGCCCGTGTGATCGAATTATGGGATAAGACACTCTACGCCGCCCGCAAAAAGACGATTACGTACGGGCTGAACGGGATCGAGTTGGGCTATTGACACGCTTTTCCAGACTGGTACAATAAGGGCGGGTGATGTTGTTGTTGTGGTGATGAAGTTGGTACTTTCTTGCTTGTTGTTGTCTCCTTACTTCCTTTCTTTGATGGACGTGGCCGGGTCTTGCTAACCCGGCCACTATTTTTTAAGAGGCCCGCCCGGTTTTCGTCGCCAGGCGGGTTTTTTGTGCCCTATTGTGTGGTAATTACCACGTAATAGACGTGTAAGCGCTTACACCTTACCCGGCCAAGGCCGCAAACACCTGTGGCCCGTATCCAAGCGCCAGGCCGCCCACGATCACCGCGCCAACGATGCCCGCAAAATAGACCCGGTGCTGGGTCGGTATCTCTTTCCACGCAGCGATCAACAGACTGATCTTCATTTGGTCCTCCACCATTTAGAAAAATAAGGCCCGATCCGTTATCATGGGCCTATTACGTGGTAATTATGACGAAATAGGCCGTGGTTTGCAACGTTCCAATCTGTAATCCAAGGCTGCAAGGTTGCAATCCAACTATGCAAGCGGGTGCCAAGTGACCTATGGACTATAAGCCAGCCGACGCGGCGCGGGCCTGCAACGCGTCGCCCAATACGATCCGCAACTGGTGCCGGGATTACGCCGCCTTTTTGTCGCCCGGCGCAAGCGGCCACGGCGGGGATCGCCTCCTGACCGACCGCGATATGCAAGTCCTCCAAATGATCGCCCAACTGCGCGCCGAAAAAATGTTGCTGCCCGAAATTACGGCCCGGCTGCGGGAAGTCACATTTGGCGACATTGCCCCGCCTGGGCCATCTGCCCCGCCAAGTACCCTCCAAGCGCCGCAAAACGCACAGGACGGCCTACAGCAAGCGCAGGGTGTCCTAGTAGCACTCCAAGCCCTGCAAGCGCAGGTGGACGCTATACGTGAGGCCACGGGGCAATATAGGCAACAGCGCCGGGATAATGTAACGGCGTTTGGCTTGGGTTTCATCGTGGCCGGGTTTCTATTCCTGGGCATGGTCTTGTTGTCGTGGCTGTACGGCGGCTAGGGCCGATTGTGTGGTAATTATGACGAAATAGGTGCGCCCGGCCTGGATTGGGGCGGCGGCGCAAAAAGTGGTAGGGGATCGAAAATGATCCCCTACCACTTTTTTATACGTCTGACAGGTGTAAATCGATGGAAGTGGTAGGGGATGGTAGGGGATTCTACACCGATTGGCCCCTATGAAAATACAATATTTTTTCATTTCTGATCATAATACATTTTAGAAAAAAACTTTTTGTTTCCCGCGTAGAGATCGGTGTAGAATCCCCTACCATCCCCTACCACTTTAGCAAAATTACACCTGTCAGGGGCAAAAAAAAGTGGTAGGGGATCAAAATGATCCCCTACCACTTTTCGATCTTTGGCCCCGTTTTCTTAGCGGGCGGCACTTTCCAAGCGCCAGAACGCCTTGCCGCGCTGCATCTTGGCAAAAACGATCTTGTATCCGGCGATCACCTTGTCGCGGTTGCTGCCTAACAGTTTACCCAAGGCCACCAATCGCCCGGTTTGCGACGGGCTTGTGAGAATGTCGGCCAACAGGTTCGACCATTCGCCCGTGCGGTTGTCGGCGTCGTTGTCGGACACACTCGCCAATTTTAGCAGGTCGTAAGACGACGTGGCGGCGTTGTTGTGTTTCTCCCACCACGCCTTGATGAAATCGTTCATAATGTCGGACTTGCTGACCACCCGTTCGTACAATTCGGCTTCGTTCTCCAAAAAGCCCGGAATGCCGACCGCTTCCAAGATGCCGCCCAAAACGCCCGACCATTCCTCGTAGCTGCCTTTTACCCGTTCGGTGAAGCGGGGCATACCCTGGGCCACCCACGCATTGATCAGGGTAAGCAGGGCCGTCGCCAGGTTGTCGCGGTTGGCCTTCACCCACTCATTAAGATTAGGGTGCCGAAACTCGGTGCGT
Encoded here:
- a CDS encoding MerR family transcriptional regulator, whose product is MDYKPADAARACNASPNTIRNWCRDYAAFLSPGASGHGGDRLLTDRDMQVLQMIAQLRAEKMLLPEITARLREVTFGDIAPPGPSAPPSTLQAPQNAQDGLQQAQGVLVALQALQAQVDAIREATGQYRQQRRDNVTAFGLGFIVAGFLFLGMVLLSWLYGG